A genomic stretch from Meriones unguiculatus strain TT.TT164.6M chromosome 15, Bangor_MerUng_6.1, whole genome shotgun sequence includes:
- the Gpr55 gene encoding G-protein coupled receptor 55 produces the protein MSQLGRGNCSFDDVDKLTSTLQLAVHIPTFLLGLVLNALAIRGFRAFLKKRQPEYMATSIYMINLAVFDLLLVLSLPFKMVLPQVESPLPAFCTLVECLYFISMYGSVFTICFISLDRFLAIQYPLLVSHLRSPRKIFGICCIIWILVWVGSIPIYTFHREVERYKCFHNMSDGTWSARVFFPLEIFGFLLPLGIMGFCSYRSIQILLGLGRRDYTQEGVQQRACIWTIATNFVIFVVSFLPVHLGFFLQFLVRNGFILECRVKQGISLFLQLSLCFSNVNCCLDVFCYYFVIKEFRVGIKAQLVRQDTMITRG, from the coding sequence ATGAGCCAGCTAGGGCGTGGCAACTGCTCCTTCGATGATGTGGATAAGCTGACAAGTACCTTGCAGCTGGCAGTCCACATTCCCaccttcctccttggcctggttCTCAACGCATTGGCCATCCGAGGCTTCAGGGCCTTCCTGAAGAAGAGGCAGCCAGAATACATGGCCACTTCCATCTACATGATCAACTTGGCCGTCTTCGACTTACTGCTGGTGCTCTCGCTCCCATTCAAGATGGTTCTACCGCAAGTGGAGTCCCCCCTCCCCGCCTTCTGCACCCTGGTGGAGTGCCTCTACTTCATCAGCATGTACGGGAGTGTCTTCACCATCTGCTTTATCAGCCTGGAcaggttcctggccatccagtaCCCGCTCCTGGTCAGCCACCTCCGGTCCCCCAGGAAAATCTTCGGGATCTGCTGCATCATCTGGATCCTGGTGTGGGTGGGAAGCATCCCTATCTACACCTTCCACAGGGAAGTGGAGCGATACAAGTGCTTCCACAACATGTCCGATGGCACCTGGAGCGCCAGGGTCTTCTTCCCCTTGGAGATCTTCGGCTTCCTCCTTCCCTTGGGCATCATGGGCTTCTGCTCCTATAGGAGCATCCAGATTCTGCTGGGCCTGGGCCGTCGGGACTACACCCAGGAGGGGGTCCAACAGAGAGCCTGCATCTGGACCATCGCTACCAATTTTGTCATCTTCGTGGTCTCCTTTCTCCCAGTGCACCTAGGCTTCTTTCTGCAGTTCCTGGTGAGGAACGGCTTCATCTTGGAGTGCAGGGTCAAGCAGGGCATCAGTTTGTTCCTGCAACTATCTCTGTGTTTCTCCAACGTCAACTGTTGCCTTGACGTTTTCTGCTACTACTTCGTCATCAAAGAATTCCGTGTGGGCATCAAGGCCCAGCTGGTCCGCCAGGACACCATGATCACCAGGGGTTAG